The DNA window ATCCGGCAGCAAGCCGGCGCCGGACTGGCGCATCGGGACCGAGCACGAGAAGTTCGCCTACCGCACCTCCGACCTGCGGCCGCTGACCTATGACGGGCCGGACGGCATCCGCGAACTGCTGACCCGCATGACCCGCTTCGGCTGGCAGCCGGTGGAGGAGAAGGGCAACATCATCGCGTTGGTCCAGGACATGGCCAACATCACGCTGGAACCGGGCGGTCAGGTCGAACTGTCGGGCGCGCCGCTGGAGACCCTGCACCAGACCTGTGCCGAGGTGCACCGCCACCTGCGCCAGGTGAAGGAGGTCGGGGCCGAGCTGGGCATCGCCATGATGGGGCTGGGCTTCCAGCCGAAATGGACGCGCGACGACATCCCCTGGATGCCCAAGGGCCGCTACAAGATCATGCGCGACTACATGCCGAAGGTCGGCTCGCTCGGCCTCGACATGATGACGCGGACCTGCACGGTGCAGGTCAACCTGGACTTCGCGTCCGAAGCCGACATGGTGAAGAAGTTCCGCGTCTCGCTGGCCTTGCAGCCGATTGCGACCGCGCTGTTCGCCATGTCCCCCTTCACGGAGGGCAAGCCGAACGGCTTCCAGAGCTTCCGCAGCCACATCTGGACCGACACCGATCCGGACCGCACCGGCGACATTCCCTTCGTGTTCGAGGACGGCTTCGGCTTCGAACGCTATGTCGACTATCTGCTCGACACGCCGATGTACTTCGTCTACCGCGACGGCACCTACATCGACGCGGCCGGCCAGTCCTTCCGCGCCTATATGGACGGCAAGCTGCCGGCTTTGCCGGGCGAGGTGCCGCTGATCACCGATTGGGCCGACCACACCACCACCGCTTTTCCGGAAGTGCGGCTGAAGAAGTATCTGGAGATGCGCGGCGCCGACGGCGGTCCGTGGCGCAGCCTGTGCGCCCTGCCGGCGCTGTGGGTCGGGCTGCTCTACGATCAGGTGGCGCTGGATGCCGCCTGGGATCTGGTGAAGGACTGGACGACGGAGGAACGCGCGCATCTGCGCGCCGAGGTGCCGCGGTCGGGCCTGCGCACGACGTTCCGCAATGGGACGGTGCGCGACGTGGCGCTGGAGGTGGTGGCTATTGCGCGCGACGGTCTGGCGAGGCGCGGCCGCAACGACAATTGGGGCGACGACGAGACCCACTTCCTCGACACCCTGCAGATGATCGCGGAGAGCGGCCGCAGCCCGGCCGACGAGCTTCTGGAGAAGTTCAACGGCCCCTGGGGTGGCAGCGTCGATCCGGTGTTCAAGGAGTATGCGTACTGAGGGGAGTGGGGGCTTTGCCGAGGTGAGGCCCCCTCCCTAACCCTCCCCCGCCCTCGGCCGGCCGAAGGCCGGTCCGATCGCGGGAGAGGGGACTGCCGCCGCCCCGCAAACTCTACCCTCTCCCGCGAAGCGGGGGAGGGCAGGGGCCCATGCGTAGCATGGGAAGGGTGGGGGCACGCGGGCGAGAGTCCTACGCCGCCACCGGCACATGCGTGATGCAGCTCTTCGAACACACCTTGGAGCAGCTTTCGCAGCCGATGCAGTTGGCCGCGGTCTCGACCGTCATCACCTTCTTCTCGGCCTCGTCGTCGAAGGCGTCGACGATGTCGCCGTCCTCGGTCAGGCCGATCATGTTCAGCACGCCGCGGCCGCAGACCTTGAAGCAGCGGCCGCAGCCGATGCACTGCTTCTGATCGATGGTCTCGACGAATTTCGGGGTCCAGCTCTGACCACCCCGGGTGGTGCCGGTCAGGAAATCAGCCATGGGAATGCTCCTCTCGGGAAAGGCCGCGCCTAAGCTTTTCTTGGGAAATTGAGGGGGGTTAGGCCTTCTCCAGCGCCTTCAGCGCCGCCCGCTTCTCGGTCAGGGTCTTGAAGGCGTCATAGGTTTCCTGCGCCACCGTCAGGATGCTCTGCCAGTTCTGCGGAAGCTCTTCCGACAAATCGTGCAGATCCATCTTCTTCTGGGTGGCGCGGGCGTTCAGCTTCTTGATCTCGTCCTTCAGGGCGTCGATGTCGCTCATGGTTGCAATACCTTGGCTCAGAGATTCGCGACCTCGGGGTACTCCCGGATCAGTGCCACCGCGTCCTCGACCAGCTTGGCGCCGTCGGCGGCCAGCTTCTCGATGCTGGGGAAGCCGAAGCGGTGGACGTCGCGCAGGGTCTTCGACACCACCACCAGCCGGCCGGTGGTGAGGATCATGCGGCCGAAGCCCTCATGGCTCATCTTCATCATCGGCGAGGCCATCATGCCGGTCTGCTTTTCGACGGTGACGCCGACCGCCTTGTAGAACAGCTCCAGCCGCCACAGCGTGTCCGGGTCGGGGTCGCCGATGATCGGGATGGCGGCGCGGGCCTCCTTGTCCAGGATGAAGGGGGCGAGCAGAGCCTCGTCCGGCTTGCCTTCCCAGGCGCCATAGCTGTCCTCGGCACGGAACAGCAGGACCAGCGTCTTCACGAACTGGTCGGCGACGGACACTTCAGCCACATCAGCCATGCTCAGACCTCCTCCTCGTCGAAATGGAATTGCGGCGTCTCGCCCATCGCCTTGCGCAGCCAGGGCGGTGGATTGCCGTTCAGCGTCTGGACCAGCTTGTCGAGCAGGGCCGGAATGGTTTCGGTGGCCTCGACCTTCACCGGATGGATCTTCTTCGCCACCACGCGGGCGGCGGCCGAGGCGCCGATGGCCGACAGGTAGACGATGGCGACATCGGCCAGCGCCTCCAGCTTGGGAACCAGCTTGTCCTCGTTGCCGTCCTCGAACATCGAGCCGCCGAACTGGAAGGTCTCCAGAAAGGCATGGCCCTGGCGGTCGACCCGATAGACGGCGATGTTCTTGGCCCAGCCGAAATGCGCATCGACGTGCTGCATGTCCTGGGTGCAGAAAGCGACCTTCATCGATCCTCCTTTGGTCGGGCGTGGGTCCTGCACCACGCTCAGACGGCGTTGCATCCGCATGATCCGCCTCCGCAGCCGTGCGATTCGTCTGCCCCATGATGTCCGGCGTCGTGGGGCCCGTGGTCCATCTCGCGGGCGAGGAACAGGTTGCCGATCTCGCACAGCAGCTCGCGCGTGCCGCGGTAGCCGACCTGGACGCGCAGGCCCGCCCCCAGCCGGTCGAACATCGGCAGGCCCATGCGGTGCAGCGGCACGCCGATCCGCGCCGCGCCCTGCCGCCCGTGCGAGTTGGAGACGATCAGGTCGGCGTCGCGGGCCAGCGTCTCCATGTCGGAATGGTCGCCGACCATGATGGTGGCGGCCTTCAGCCGTTCCAGCACCGGGCTTTGCGTCGGCGACACCGCGGCGACCACCTCGGCCCCCATGTCGGCCAGGAAGCCGGTGACGGCATAGAGCAGGTCGGGTTCCAGCGCGACGGCGATGCGCTTGCGGCTGAAGAAGAAATGCCCGTCCAGCATGGCGTCGACCAGGGCTTCGCGCTGGCGCCGCAGCCGGGCCGGCGCCGGCTTGCCCGACAGTTCCATCAGCAGCCGGACCAGCTTGTCCGACGCCTCCAACCCGGTCAGGCGGCTAAAGAAATGGCTGGGAACGTCGGTCTTCAGCTCCAGCGCGTTGCCGGCCACCCGCATATGCTCGCCGACCACGATGGTGGTGGCCGAGGCGCCCATGGCGCGGATCTGGTCCACCGTCACGCCGCCCAGCGAGGTGGCGGTGAAGTCGGTCGGCTGGCGCCCGGCCATCGACAGCGACAGGTCGGGCAGCATGATCGGCGACAGGCCGAAGCCCTCGATGATGTCGCGCAGTTCCTCGACATCGCCGGGCGACAGATGGCTGCCGGCCAGCACATTGACCTGGGTCGGGATGCGCACCGGCGAGGGTTCGACCAGCCGCTCCACCATGGCGGTCACGGCGGCGGCGAAGCCGTCCTCGAAGCCGCCGGCGAAGTCGGGGGTGTTGGCGAAGACCAGGGCGGTGCCGGCCATGTCGGGGTTGCGCTGGCGGAACAGCGTGTACTGGCCGCCCATGTCCTCGCCCTTGGTCTCGGTGACGCCGGTGGTGGCGACGCCGATCATGGCGGGCTTGTTGCGCTCGACGATGGTGCGGATCGCCTGTTCCAGATTGTCGTAGCCGCCGAGGATGGTGGAGACCTGATCCATCGCCGTGGTCTGCAGCGGGATCGCCTCGCGGAAATGGCGGACCAGCAGCACCAGCCCGAAGGCGGTGCAGCCCTGCGACCCATGGAACAGCGGCAGGCAGCGGTCGACGCCGAGATAGGCCAGGGCAGCGCCCAGCGGCTGGCTCATCTTCAGCGGGTTGGTGGAGGCGGCCTTGGCGGCGGAGGGAAAGCGCTGGATGTGGGACATCGCCATCACTCCGCCGCCAGAAGGGTGGAGGACGGACCGGACTCCCACGGTGCCGGCTGGCGGACCTGACGCCAGATCGGGTTGGACAGCGTCTTGTCGATCTCCTCGCAGAGATTGACGATGCCGTCATAGCCGGCATAGGCGTGGTGGCGCTCCTGGTTGATGTCGAGCCAGGGAACCTTTGCCTTCAAGGAGATGAACTGCGACCGGCCGCCGGACATCATGATGTCGGCCTGATCGTCGGCCAGCATCTTGTAGATGTCGCGCGGCTTCAGGTCGTCCCACTGGTGGAACTCGTCGCCCTTCATCTTCTTGATGCGCTCCTTGTCCTCCTTGGTCGACTTCTTGGTGGAGGTGCCGAGGATGGTCAGGCCGGCGCCTTCCAGCGCGCTGACCATCGACCAGCTCTTGACCCCGCCGGTGAAGAGGAGGACGCGCTTGCCCTCGAAGCGCGGCTTGTAGGGTTCCAACCGGCGCCAGACGCGGCTTTCCTCGCGGGCGATCACGCCTTCGGCCCGGTCGATCAGGCTCTTGTCGGCGCCGCGCTCCACCAGCATGCGGGCCATGGTGCGCAGGGTGTCCGACATGTCGGAAACGCCGTAGAAGGAGCCCTCGAAATAGGGGATGCCGTAGCGTTCCTGCATCTTGCGGCCGACATTCACCAGCGCCTGGCTGCACACCATCATGGTGACGCGGGCGCGGTGGGCCTGGGCGACCTCGTTGTAACGGCCGTCGCCGGAGATGCAGGACAACAGGCGGATGCCGATCTCGTCGAGCAGCGGCTTGACCAGCCACAGCTCGCCGGCGAGGTTGTATTCGCCGATGATGCAGACATCGGTGGGGGTGGTGTATTCCGGCTCCACCGTGCCGATGACATGCTCCAGCAGCGCCTCGCCGGCCAGCTTGTTGCCGAGGTTCTTCGACCCGACGAAGCCCGGCGCATCCACCGGGATCACCGGCTTGCCCAGCTTCTGCGTTGCGAACTTGCAGACCGCGGCGATGTCGTCGCCGGTCATGGCGGGCACGCAGGTCTGATAGACGAAGACGGCCGGCGGGTCGTATTGCTGGACGATCTCCTTGATGGCGCGGTAGAGCTTCTTCTCGCCGCCGCCGATGACGTCCAGTTCCGACAGGTCGGTGGTGAAGCCGGTGCGGTAGAGTTGCGGGCCGGAGGATTGCGAGCCGCGGTTGTCCCACGAGTTGCCCAGGCAGGCGATGGGGCCATGGACCAGATGGGCGGCATCGGCGATCGGCTGCAGCACGATCATCGCCCCGTCATAGGCGCAGCCGCCGGCCGCGGCCCCCGGTTTCAGCGACTTGGTGCAGCCCTTCTTCTTCTCCTTGGCCGACTTGGCCTGGTTGGTCGCGCAGCCCGGTTCGTTGAAGACGTCCTGGATCTTGTCCTGGAGCATGCCCGCTTCTCCCATCCTGGCGCCGGAAATGGCTCTGCACTGCTGTGATGCAGGGGGCGTGCCAGATGGTAAGTCACTGACAGATAAGAATTGTCGGGTTTATCGGCCCTGTCCGATAGCTGACAATCGGGGGGCGCGGCGCGGGCTTGTCGGGTGTCGCACATCCCGCGCAGGGGCAGGGCGGGGCCGCCCGTATCAGGACGCTGGTGGGAAAGGGGCGTTACGATGGACCGGATCGGATGGCGCCGCCGCCGACAGGCGACGATGGCCGGAATACTGGTGGCGCTGGCGGCCGGGCCGGGCGCGGCGGCACAGGATGGCGCGGTGATCCGGTTGACGCGGGAGTCCGGTCGTGAGATCGGCGTCGCTTGCCGATACCTCGACCTCGATCAGCGCGCGGCTCCGCCGGAAGCGACAATGCTGTGCGATGCCGCAGCCGAACTCGTCACGCGGATGGTATCCGACCGGGGCAGGTCCGTGGTGCACCTCGGCCTGCGCACGGTGGCGCTCGACGCCGAACCGACCGAAGAATTGCCGCCGACCGTCGATGGCCCGATTCTTCTGCTGGTCCTGGAGGGCCGCCGGGACTGGAGCGGCACCGCGCACCCCCGCCTGCTGCTGCGCGCCCGACCGGTCCGCGGCGGCGTCGCCGCCCCGTCGGTCGGACTTCCGCCGATCCCGGTCGAGCTGGCCGGGGAGGGCTGGCGGGCGGCAGCCGACCGTGCGCTGGAGCGGGTGGTCGGCTTTGCCCTTCGGGACGGCTGAAACGGCCCCATGTCAGCCGGCGCGCACCTCGTGGATGAAACGGTCGACTTCCGTCGACAGCTTCTCGGCATCGCCGAACAGGGCCCCGGCAGCGTCGAGCACCTGCTGGGCGGCGTTGCCGGTTCCGTCGGCGATCTGCTGGACGCCGCCGATGTTGCGGGAGATTTCCTGCGTGCCGGAGGCGGCCTGCTGCACGCTGCGGGCGATTTCGCGGGTCGCGGCGTTCTGTTCCTCGACCGCGGCGGCGATGGTGGTCGACACCTCGTTCACCTGGGCGATGATCGTGGTGATCTTCTGGATGGCGCCCACGGTGTCGTCGGTCGCAGCCTGCATCGCCGCGATCTGGCTGGAGATCTCCTCCGTTGCCTTGGCGGTCTGGGTGGCGAGGCCCTTCACCTCGCTGGCGACGACGGCGAACCCCTTTCCGGCCTCGCCGGCGCGGGCCGCTTCGATGGTGGCGTTCAACGCCAGCAGGTTGGTCTGGCTGGCGATCTCCTGGATCAGCTGGACCACGGTGCCGATGCTGCGGGCCTGATCGGCCATGAGCTGGACATTCTGCGACGCCTCATCCGCCCGTTCCACCGCCTGGCGGGCCACCGCACTCGACTGCGTCACCTGACGCGAGATCTCGCCGATGGAGGCGGTCATCTCTTCCGCGGAGGCGGCGACGGTCTGCACGTTGGTCGAGGCCTCCTCCGATGCGGCGGCGACGGCCGCGGCGCGCCTGCGGCTGTCCTCGGCCATGGTCGAGAGTTCCTGCGAACTGCCCTTCATCCGGCTGGCGGAGCCGATGACCTGCCCGACGATGGTCTTGACCGTGTTCTCGAAGCTGTCGGCCATCCGGCCCAGGGCGTTGCGCTTGTCCCGTTCCGCCTGCTCGCGGGTCTGGCGCATCTCCTCTTCCATGGCGC is part of the Azospirillum lipoferum 4B genome and encodes:
- a CDS encoding glutamate--cysteine ligase, translated to MSAPPTTRGEPITDRRQLVAYLESGSKPAPDWRIGTEHEKFAYRTSDLRPLTYDGPDGIRELLTRMTRFGWQPVEEKGNIIALVQDMANITLEPGGQVELSGAPLETLHQTCAEVHRHLRQVKEVGAELGIAMMGLGFQPKWTRDDIPWMPKGRYKIMRDYMPKVGSLGLDMMTRTCTVQVNLDFASEADMVKKFRVSLALQPIATALFAMSPFTEGKPNGFQSFRSHIWTDTDPDRTGDIPFVFEDGFGFERYVDYLLDTPMYFVYRDGTYIDAAGQSFRAYMDGKLPALPGEVPLITDWADHTTTAFPEVRLKKYLEMRGADGGPWRSLCALPALWVGLLYDQVALDAAWDLVKDWTTEERAHLRAEVPRSGLRTTFRNGTVRDVALEVVAIARDGLARRGRNDNWGDDETHFLDTLQMIAESGRSPADELLEKFNGPWGGSVDPVFKEYAY
- the fdxB gene encoding ferredoxin III, nif-specific; translation: MADFLTGTTRGGQSWTPKFVETIDQKQCIGCGRCFKVCGRGVLNMIGLTEDGDIVDAFDDEAEKKVMTVETAANCIGCESCSKVCSKSCITHVPVAA
- a CDS encoding CCE_0567 family metalloprotein; the protein is MSDIDALKDEIKKLNARATQKKMDLHDLSEELPQNWQSILTVAQETYDAFKTLTEKRAALKALEKA
- a CDS encoding NifX-associated nitrogen fixation protein, encoding MADVAEVSVADQFVKTLVLLFRAEDSYGAWEGKPDEALLAPFILDKEARAAIPIIGDPDPDTLWRLELFYKAVGVTVEKQTGMMASPMMKMSHEGFGRMILTTGRLVVVSKTLRDVHRFGFPSIEKLAADGAKLVEDAVALIREYPEVANL
- the nifX gene encoding nitrogen fixation protein NifX yields the protein MKVAFCTQDMQHVDAHFGWAKNIAVYRVDRQGHAFLETFQFGGSMFEDGNEDKLVPKLEALADVAIVYLSAIGASAAARVVAKKIHPVKVEATETIPALLDKLVQTLNGNPPPWLRKAMGETPQFHFDEEEV
- the nifN gene encoding nitrogenase iron-molybdenum cofactor biosynthesis protein NifN, whose product is MSHIQRFPSAAKAASTNPLKMSQPLGAALAYLGVDRCLPLFHGSQGCTAFGLVLLVRHFREAIPLQTTAMDQVSTILGGYDNLEQAIRTIVERNKPAMIGVATTGVTETKGEDMGGQYTLFRQRNPDMAGTALVFANTPDFAGGFEDGFAAAVTAMVERLVEPSPVRIPTQVNVLAGSHLSPGDVEELRDIIEGFGLSPIMLPDLSLSMAGRQPTDFTATSLGGVTVDQIRAMGASATTIVVGEHMRVAGNALELKTDVPSHFFSRLTGLEASDKLVRLLMELSGKPAPARLRRQREALVDAMLDGHFFFSRKRIAVALEPDLLYAVTGFLADMGAEVVAAVSPTQSPVLERLKAATIMVGDHSDMETLARDADLIVSNSHGRQGAARIGVPLHRMGLPMFDRLGAGLRVQVGYRGTRELLCEIGNLFLAREMDHGPHDAGHHGADESHGCGGGSCGCNAV
- the nifE gene encoding nitrogenase iron-molybdenum cofactor biosynthesis protein NifE, which codes for MLQDKIQDVFNEPGCATNQAKSAKEKKKGCTKSLKPGAAAGGCAYDGAMIVLQPIADAAHLVHGPIACLGNSWDNRGSQSSGPQLYRTGFTTDLSELDVIGGGEKKLYRAIKEIVQQYDPPAVFVYQTCVPAMTGDDIAAVCKFATQKLGKPVIPVDAPGFVGSKNLGNKLAGEALLEHVIGTVEPEYTTPTDVCIIGEYNLAGELWLVKPLLDEIGIRLLSCISGDGRYNEVAQAHRARVTMMVCSQALVNVGRKMQERYGIPYFEGSFYGVSDMSDTLRTMARMLVERGADKSLIDRAEGVIAREESRVWRRLEPYKPRFEGKRVLLFTGGVKSWSMVSALEGAGLTILGTSTKKSTKEDKERIKKMKGDEFHQWDDLKPRDIYKMLADDQADIMMSGGRSQFISLKAKVPWLDINQERHHAYAGYDGIVNLCEEIDKTLSNPIWRQVRQPAPWESGPSSTLLAAE